From one Suricata suricatta isolate VVHF042 chromosome 8, meerkat_22Aug2017_6uvM2_HiC, whole genome shotgun sequence genomic stretch:
- the MATN1 gene encoding cartilage matrix protein isoform X2 has protein sequence MEAGHLCRTRPTDLVFVVDSSRSVRPVEFEKVKVFLSQVIESLDVGPNATRVGVVNYASAAKQEFPLRAHGSKAALLRAVRRIQPLSTGTMTGLAIQFAITKAFSDAEGGRGRSPDISKVAIVVTDGRPQDSVRDVSARARARGIELFAIGVGRVDKATLRQIASEPQDEHVDYVESYSVIEKLSRKFQEAFCVVSDLCVTGDHDCEQVCLSSPGSYTCACREGFTLNSDGKTCNVCSGGGGSSATDLVFLIDGSKSVRPENFELVKKFINQIVDTLDVSDKLAQVGLVQYSSSVRQEFPLGRFHTKKDIKAAVRNMSYMEKGTMTGAALKYLIDNSFTVSSGARPGAQKVGIVFTDGRSQDYINDAAKKAKDLGFKMFAVGVGNAVEDELREIASEPVAEHYFYTADFKTINQIGKKLQKKICVEEDPCACESLVKFQTTVEGLLQALTRKLEVVSKRLAVLENTVV, from the exons ATGGAAGCAG GGCACCTCTGCCGGACCCGGCCCACGGACCTGGTGTTTGTTGTGGACAGCTCGCGCAGCGTGCGGCCCGTGGAGTTCGAGAAGGTGAAGGTGTTCTTGTCCCAGGTCATCGAGTCGCTGGACGTGGGGCCCAACGCCACCCGGGTGGGCGTGGTCAACTACGCCAGTGCGGCGAAGCAGGAGTTCCCGCTGCGCGCCCACGGCTCCAAGGCGGCGCTGCTGCGGGCCGTTCGCCGCATCCAGCCGCTGTCCACGGGGACCATGACTGGTCTGGCCATCCAGTTCGCCATCACCAAGGCCTTCAGCGACGCCGAGGGGGGCCGTGGCAGGTCCCCCGACATCAGCAAG GTGGCCATCGTGGTGACAGACGGGAGGCCCCAGGACAGCGTGCGGGACGTGTCTGCACGGGCGCGGGCCAGAGGCATTGAGCTGTTCGCCATCGGCGTGGGCCGCGTGGACAAGGCCACGCTGCGGCAGATCGCCAGCGAGCCGCAGGACGAGCATGTCGACTACGTGGAGAGCTACAGCGTCATCGAAAAGTTGTCCAGGAAGTTCCAGGAGGCCTTCTGCG TGGTGTCAGACCTGTGTGTCACAGGAGACCACGACTGTGAGCAGGTCTGCCTCAGCTCCCCGGGCTCCTACACCTGTGCCTGTCGGGAGGGCTTCACCTTGAACAGCGATGGCAAGACCTGCAATG tCTGCAGTGGCGGTGGTGGCAGTTCGGCCACTGACTTGGTCTTCCTCATTGATGGATCCAAAAGCGTGCGGCCGGAGAACTTCGAGCTGGTGAAGAAGTTCATCAATCAGATCGTGGACACGCTGGACGTGTCGGACAAACTGGCCCAGGTGGGGCTGGTGCAGTACTCCAGCTCCGTCCGCCAGGAGTTCCCGCTGGGCCGCTTCCACACGAAGAAGGACATTAAGGCGGCTGTTCGGAACATGTCTTACATGGAGAAAGGCACCATGACTGGGGCTGCCCTCAAGTACCTCATTGACAATTCCTTCACCGTGTCCAGTGGGGCAAGGCCTGGTGCCCAGAAGGTGGGCATCGTCTTCACTGATGGCCGGAGCCAGGACTACATTAATGATGCTGCCAAGAAGGCCAAGGACCTCG GCTTTAAGATGTTTGCTGTGGGTGTGGGCAATGCGGTGGAGGACGAGCTGAGGGAAATCGCCTCAGAGCCCGTGGCAGAGCACTACTTCTACACGGCTGACTTCAAGACCATCAACCAGATTGGCAAGAAATTGCAAAAGAAGATCTGCGTGG AGGAAGACCCGTGTGCCTGTGAGTCCCTTGTGAAATTCCAGACCACGGTGGAGGGGCTGCTGCAGGCCCTGACCAGGAAAC TGGAAGTTGTGAGTAAGCGGCTGGCTGTCCTGGAGAACACCGTCGTCTAA
- the MATN1 gene encoding cartilage matrix protein isoform X1 has protein sequence MRAIRGTSFMLCGLLLLLLALCTLGLASPSRGHLCRTRPTDLVFVVDSSRSVRPVEFEKVKVFLSQVIESLDVGPNATRVGVVNYASAAKQEFPLRAHGSKAALLRAVRRIQPLSTGTMTGLAIQFAITKAFSDAEGGRGRSPDISKVAIVVTDGRPQDSVRDVSARARARGIELFAIGVGRVDKATLRQIASEPQDEHVDYVESYSVIEKLSRKFQEAFCVVSDLCVTGDHDCEQVCLSSPGSYTCACREGFTLNSDGKTCNVCSGGGGSSATDLVFLIDGSKSVRPENFELVKKFINQIVDTLDVSDKLAQVGLVQYSSSVRQEFPLGRFHTKKDIKAAVRNMSYMEKGTMTGAALKYLIDNSFTVSSGARPGAQKVGIVFTDGRSQDYINDAAKKAKDLGFKMFAVGVGNAVEDELREIASEPVAEHYFYTADFKTINQIGKKLQKKICVEEDPCACESLVKFQTTVEGLLQALTRKLEVVSKRLAVLENTVV, from the exons ATGAGGGCCATCCGTGGCACCAGCTTCATGCTGTGcggcctgctgctgctgctcctggccCTGTGCACACTGGGCCTCGCCTCCCCGTCCAGAG GGCACCTCTGCCGGACCCGGCCCACGGACCTGGTGTTTGTTGTGGACAGCTCGCGCAGCGTGCGGCCCGTGGAGTTCGAGAAGGTGAAGGTGTTCTTGTCCCAGGTCATCGAGTCGCTGGACGTGGGGCCCAACGCCACCCGGGTGGGCGTGGTCAACTACGCCAGTGCGGCGAAGCAGGAGTTCCCGCTGCGCGCCCACGGCTCCAAGGCGGCGCTGCTGCGGGCCGTTCGCCGCATCCAGCCGCTGTCCACGGGGACCATGACTGGTCTGGCCATCCAGTTCGCCATCACCAAGGCCTTCAGCGACGCCGAGGGGGGCCGTGGCAGGTCCCCCGACATCAGCAAG GTGGCCATCGTGGTGACAGACGGGAGGCCCCAGGACAGCGTGCGGGACGTGTCTGCACGGGCGCGGGCCAGAGGCATTGAGCTGTTCGCCATCGGCGTGGGCCGCGTGGACAAGGCCACGCTGCGGCAGATCGCCAGCGAGCCGCAGGACGAGCATGTCGACTACGTGGAGAGCTACAGCGTCATCGAAAAGTTGTCCAGGAAGTTCCAGGAGGCCTTCTGCG TGGTGTCAGACCTGTGTGTCACAGGAGACCACGACTGTGAGCAGGTCTGCCTCAGCTCCCCGGGCTCCTACACCTGTGCCTGTCGGGAGGGCTTCACCTTGAACAGCGATGGCAAGACCTGCAATG tCTGCAGTGGCGGTGGTGGCAGTTCGGCCACTGACTTGGTCTTCCTCATTGATGGATCCAAAAGCGTGCGGCCGGAGAACTTCGAGCTGGTGAAGAAGTTCATCAATCAGATCGTGGACACGCTGGACGTGTCGGACAAACTGGCCCAGGTGGGGCTGGTGCAGTACTCCAGCTCCGTCCGCCAGGAGTTCCCGCTGGGCCGCTTCCACACGAAGAAGGACATTAAGGCGGCTGTTCGGAACATGTCTTACATGGAGAAAGGCACCATGACTGGGGCTGCCCTCAAGTACCTCATTGACAATTCCTTCACCGTGTCCAGTGGGGCAAGGCCTGGTGCCCAGAAGGTGGGCATCGTCTTCACTGATGGCCGGAGCCAGGACTACATTAATGATGCTGCCAAGAAGGCCAAGGACCTCG GCTTTAAGATGTTTGCTGTGGGTGTGGGCAATGCGGTGGAGGACGAGCTGAGGGAAATCGCCTCAGAGCCCGTGGCAGAGCACTACTTCTACACGGCTGACTTCAAGACCATCAACCAGATTGGCAAGAAATTGCAAAAGAAGATCTGCGTGG AGGAAGACCCGTGTGCCTGTGAGTCCCTTGTGAAATTCCAGACCACGGTGGAGGGGCTGCTGCAGGCCCTGACCAGGAAAC TGGAAGTTGTGAGTAAGCGGCTGGCTGTCCTGGAGAACACCGTCGTCTAA